The genomic region AATAAAGCAAAGATCAAAACACCTGATCGCGAGGTGACGTTATGACACAGATAAAGCGTATTCCTTGGCTTGTTTGGGTGTGTATCGGATATATAGTGTGTATTGTTCTTGCCCAATTTGGGGTGTCTGAAGGACGTGCATTTGAAGTGCATTTAGGTGATACATTATTGCCAATCAGTGCTGAACATTGGTTAGGTACAGATGATTACGGAAGAGACTTGTTTTCACGTATCGTCATGGGTGCGCGTGATACATTGCTTGTGAGTTTATTAACACTTCTCGTCACTGTTCTCATCGGAGTGCCTATCGGTTTAGTAGCAGGCTATTTCAAAGGATATATAGATCGCATGATTATGCGCATAGTTGATATCGGTCTAAGTATTCCAGAGTTTGTTTTGATGATTGCGATGGCTAGCTTTTTAAAGCCAAGTATTTGGAATTTAGTAATCGCGATGACACTTTTGCGATGGATGACATATGCGCGTATGACTCGTACGATTGCTGGGGGTGTCCGTGACATGGACTACATTCGAATGGCTAAAATGTTCAAAGTACCGACACCTATCATTATGATTCGTCATGTTGTACCACATATTTTGCCATCGCTTCTCGTTATAATGACTGTTGATTTTGGCAAGATTATTTTATATATATCCTCGCTATCATTTTTAGGACTAGGTGCACAACCCCCATCACCAGAGTGGGGCGCAATGCTGAATGCAGGACGTAGCTTTATGACAACACATCCTGTCATGTTAATTGCGCCAGCTGTGATGATTACAGTGACCATTTTGATATTCCAACTAACAGGCGATACATTGCGCGATCATTTTATGAAAGAGGGGCGTGAGCTTCATGAATAAGCTACTTGAGATACAAGACTTAACTGTCCGTCATGTGTCTCATACACTTGTTGACCATATTCATCTCAATCTTTATGAAGAAAAGGTTAATGTTTTGATTGGTGAAAGTGGTTCTGGCAAAAGTATGACAGCTAAAGCGATATTGAATGCGGTGCCAAAAGGGATTGATGTAACGATGGATAGTATGATATTCAAAGGTGAAAGGGTACAGTCAATCCAATCTCACCTTGGTCGAAATATTGGTTATATCTCACAAGATTATACACATAGTTTTAATGCGCATATGACTATCGGGAAGCAACTAATTGCGATTTATCGGCAGCATTTTAACGTATCTAAGGCAGAAGCTTACCAAAAAGTGTTACGTGCACTAAAATGGGTAGACTTGCATCATATTGATATGATGAAGCGTTATCGTTTTTCATTGTCAGGAGGTCAGCTTGAACGAGTGCTTATAGCGAGCGTGATGATGTTAAATCCCTCATTGATTATTGCGGATGAACCGACAGCATCACTTGATGTCGTAACGGGACATCATATTATGTCATTGTTGCAGCATTTAGCAGATGCGCATGGGGTGACGTTGTTCATCATTACACATAATCTGTCACACGTCCAACGATTTAGTGACTACATCAATGTGATGAGAGAAGGACGCATGATTGATCAAGGGACAAAAGCGTATTTTGAAAATAATCATGTCAGTGCATATACGAAGCAACTCTTTCAACGTCGAAGTCAGCTCAAACGTGGTGATTATCATGCTTAAAGTTGAAGCGGTAGGTTTTTCTTATGGACAGAATCTCATATTAAATCAAATCACCTTTGATGTTATGCCTGGGGAAATTGTCGGTATTGTCGGTATAAGTGGTTCAGGTAAATCAACATTAGGCCGTTTGATTTTACAAGAAATGGCACCTAACCAAGGACGAATAGCGTCTACATACGAATCAGTACTTCCTATTTTTCAACATGCGACGTATGCATTTAATCCAAAGTTAACGATACAAGCTTCGTTAAATGAGGCTGCTCAGTATCAACAGCAAACAGAAAAAGAGATCAAAGCTTATCGTGATGAGTTGATGAGTCAAATGGAATTACCCAAACATCTTTTATCGCATTACCCGAGTGATGTCAGTGGTGGGCAGCTTCAACGGTTTAATGTCATACGGACGTTAATGTTAAAACCGGACCTACTTATTTGTGATGAAGTGACAGCCAATTTAGACGTTGTTGCAGAAGCTAAAATGGCGCATCAATTAAAACGTTATGCAGAAGAAGCGGGTAAAGCAATGATTATCATTTCGCATGATATTGCTTTTTTGCAAGGCATTGTCAATCGCATCATCGTCTTGCATGAAGGGCAGTTGGTAGATGACTTCCCGATTTCAGAGTTGTTTGAGACGTCAAGACATCCAGCAACACAAGATTTGTTACGAATTTATACAGATATGATGTCGGTATAATGGTTGCGCTACGTTGGCATCATCAGTTTATGATTATAAATAGAAAGAGCTATGAAAAATGTATGATTAGCATTTTTCATAGCTCTTTTGCGTGGCGTTATATTTAATGTTGAGTCTCAATATAGTTGTGAATTATGTCCCCAATATACTTTGAAGCTTGTCCATTCTCAGTAGTACAAAAACGTTCGTAAAAGCGATCGATTTTGGGTTGATACTGTTGTTGCAATAGATCTAAGTCTTTCAGTCCATGAATAAGAGAGGACGCATCAGTGTAGATTGGACCGGGTAAATCTTCATGATAATCAATGTAAAAGCCACGCAAATCATTTGCATACTTGTTGATATCATATGCAAAGAAAAGTTGTGGGCGCTTTAATATACCATAATCAAACATAACAGAAGAGTAATCTGTAATTAAACAATCACTCATCAAATAGAGTTCAGAAACATTCTGATAGTTTGACACATCATATGCAAACCCTTCATATCCAGAAAGATCTAGCTGATTGGCAATAAGATAATGCATGCGCAATAAGACAACTGTATTTTTGCCTAGTGCTTGCTGCATCTGTGCTAAATCAATTTTTAGATCGAATGTATAAGCATCAGCTTCGATATATTCATCGTCTCGCCATGTCGGTGCATATAGCACAACACGTTTATGTGAAGGGATACCTAATGATGATTTAAGTGATTGAATATAATCTGCATCATCTTGATGATTCACTAAAATATCATTTCTAGGGTAGCCAATCTCTAAAATTTGATCACGTTGCATCCAAAATGCCGATTGAAAGATGTCTGTCGAATACGCATTAGGCGAAATGAGAAAGTCCCACCGTTGTGTCGCGCGATAAAAATTGCGCTTATATTTTGGCGTTGTGGTATTGGGCAAACGGACTTGTTTCATATCATTGGCTAAACGTTTCAGTGGTGTGCCATGCCATGTTTGAATATAAAGTTGATTCGGTTTCTTTTTCAAATAGAGTGGTAATCTAGCGTTAGTGACCCAAACTTGCGCAGTTTTGAAAAGATTGTAATACGCTTTACTGCCTTTTTTAATGACATGTACATCATCAGGTAATGATGGGTGATTGACGTCTTGTAGAATCCAATAATAATGATAATCAGGATAGTGTGTCTTCATATAGTCATAAATAGCTTGAGGACTGTCATTAAATGATTTACCACCAAAGGATTCAAAAAGCACCGTTTTAGGTTTCACTGCACGTGTTGAGTTATATAACATATACTTCGAATAATGTTTACTCGGCTTATTCAAAGCAATATTTTTTAATAAGCGACTACGATAACGATATTTATTTAAAAACCATGCCAAAGGTACATACTGCCACTTTAAAGAGAGAAGCTCTAACTTAAAGAGTAACTTTTGACGATAGTTCATAACAGGCTTTAATAAAGGAATGATTTGAGATAGGACCTCATGAAATGCCTGATAACGAGCCTTAATATCACGATGACTAGGGTCAAATGCTTTATAAATCTTGTCAAGCATCTCTTGTAAGATGACATGGCGCACTGCATCATTATTTGATCGTGCTAACGCATCGTAAAAAGCAGCAATATAATCAGAAAAAGTCTCATCAAATTGACGTGCAGTTAACTTTGAACCGTAGAAAGGGTCGAATACTTCCCCTTTATAGTAAAATGCAATACCACTTAGTTTAGTCGCAGTATGAGTTAAATTTATATAATCAATGAGGAATGACCAGTCTACATAAATCGATAAATCTGTATTAAAAGCTAAGCCGTACTCTTGTATGATAGATGTCTTGAAGATGATATTACTGATGGCCCGATGCTTAAGTAAAGGTGCAACCCTCTCATCGTCTGTTAAATGATCGTATGTTAACGTTGTAGCGTCAAAACGAGTAGATGGCTCAACTGTAAAAGGTGAGATAGGCGCGAATAATATATCTTCATGAGCAAGTGCTGATAAATAAGTTTCAATTGTATATGGCGATAAAGTATCATCAGCATCTAAAAACATCAGATAAGGTGTTTCAACGTGAGACATGCCAATATTTCGAGCATGAGCATGTCCATGATTTTGGTCAAGTGTAATCACGCGTACCGATTTATGATAGTGCTCAAGTGATGTCATTAATAAACGTTCGCTTTCATCAGTTGACCCGTCATTAACAACAATCACTTCAAAATCTTGAGACGTTTGGTGTATGACAGATGTCACACACGACTCAATATAATCAGCCGCATTATACATTGGTATAATAATCGTTAATGGATGTGTCATAAAATAACCTCTTAATTTTTTTATTATGCTCCCTATTATAGTAAAGAAACCGACATGTTAAAAATAAAATAGTAAAGAAACCGACATGTTAAAAATAAAAATTAACATGTCGGTAAAAATTAACCTTCATTTTTTTTGATTTCTTGATAAATCATATCTCCAATGAATTTGGAAGCTTTACCATTTTCAATAGAGCAAAAACGATTATAAAAAGTGTCTATATTTTTTTTGTAATCTTTCTTGATTTGGTCAATATTTTTTAGTCCAGCTATCAATTCTACTGGATCTGTATATATAGGACCAGGTAAGTCGTTATGATAATCAATATAGAAGCCACGTAAATTTTTATCGTATTTTTCAATGTCATATGCAAAGAAAAATTGAGGTCTTTTGAGTATACCATAGTCAAACATTACCGAAGAATAGTCAGTAATTAAACAATCACTTATTAAATATAACTCTGAAATATCGCTATAGTTTGACACATCATATGCGAAATCTTCATATCCATTCAAGTCTAAGGCATTTGCGATAAGATAATGCATTCGTAGAAGAATAACGTATTCGTCTCCTAGCTCCTTCTTAAGTCTTGGTAAATCGATTTTGAGATCAAAAGTATATTTGCCTTTTTTTATAAATTCATCATCTCGCCAAGTGGGAGCATACATGATTATCTTTTTATTTAGAGGAATATTTAAGTCTTCACGTATATTTGCTTTTAATTTTTCATCATTTGATTTTTTAACTAAAATATCATTACGAGGATAACCAATTTCTAAAATATCGTCTGTTGACATCCAAAAAGCAGTTCTAAAAATTTCTGTAGAATAATGGTTTGGAGAAATTAAGTAATCCCAACGTGATGCTTCAGCGTGAAAATTTTTCTTATATAAAGACGTCGTGGTACCAGGCATACGAACAACCTTCATATCATTAGCTAAGCGTTTTAATGGTGTGCCATGCCATGTTTGGATATATATTTGATTAGGTTTTTTATTTAAATATAAAGGTAATCGTGCATTTGTTACCCAAAACTTAGCTTCTGAATAAGCTTTATAATACGCATCAGTTTCTTTTTTGACTTTTACAACTGAGTGTGGAGAATCATTATTTTCAGGATCTTTAAAAATCCACTTATATTTTAATTCTGGATAAGTATCTTTCATATATTCGTAAATATATTTAGGGCTATCACTGTAATTTTTACCACCAAATGATTCAAATACAATAGTTTTATTATCAACATTTTGCTCTTTATCAGATAAAAAGTATTTAGAACGTGAGTAGCCTTTTTGTCTAAGCAATATACGTTTGATATGACGAGTAATAAACCTTAATTTATTAATCTTGCTAGCTAGCTTGGGACGTTTAATCATCAGAGCAAACATTTCAAAAGCAAATAAAATTTTCTTTTCTTTAACTATAGATATTCCTAATTTACGTGAAACGTAATGCAGTTGGTGTTTATGAGTTTCATAACGCGAAGGTGTTGCTTTTAAATTAGGGGTAAACTCTGTATGTAATTTTTCTAACATTTTTTTCTTTATAAAGTAACGGACATTTGAATCCTTAACTCGAGATAAAGAATCGATAAAACTTTTTGCATAGTCTTCAAATAATATGTCAAAATTTTGTTCTGATAAAGTATTGGTTTCAAAAGGATCATAAACTTCCCCTTTGAAATAAAATGGGAATTTAGTTATTCGAACAAATTCATTTGCATATTGCATGTATTCCAATATAAATGACCAGTCTGAATAAACTTTAAGGTTTTCATTAAATTTAATATTATGTCCTTTTACGATACCTGTTTTAAATACAATATTACATACAGTATTTTTTCGTAAAAAGGAATTGGCGTTATTTTTTATATTGTAATAATGGATTTGTACTTTATTTTTATCAACATATTGTGGTATTTGTAAACTAAAATCATGAACTGGAGCAATTAGTGCATCTAAACCATTCAAATGTTTTAAATAGAAATTGATAGCATATGTTGTAAGTTTGTCATCAGAATCTACAAACATGAAATATGGCGTTTTAACATTTGCAATACCAACATTACGTGCATACGCATGTCCATGATTATTAGCTAAATATATATATTTTACATCTTTTTTATAATCTTTTAGTGCTTCATCTAGTAATATTTTACTATCGTCTGTAGAACCATCATTGACGATTATTAAATCGAAATTTTGGTTTCGCTGTCTTTTTATATGGTCTATGCAATCGCTAATGTATTCTTCTGAATTATAAAGTGTTACTATTATCGATAGTTTATTCATACAAATCTTCCTTTTCAAATTTCTTTTATCATAGGGTATTATAGCATTTCCAAATAAGGTAAAATAGTAATATCCATAAATAAATTATTATAACTATTTAAGAAACTTAGTATAGCGAGACATTAGAACTTTTTATATAGGAAAGAGGAATTAAATGATTTACACAGTGGCTTCAGTATTAGCAAAGGAACATGGCGGTAGAACTAAATCATTACTAAATAGAATCAAATTATACAGGGAAGAATTAGGGATTGAGCAAGTTATTTTAACAACAAATTACAATGCGAACTATAACAGTGTTTATAATTTATATAAGGAAAAAGAAGTTATAAGTACTGATCAAAAGATAGTAAATATTTACGATTGGTTATCCAATTATAATTTACTTAAAGATAAGAAAAACAAAGTCTTCAAACGGCGTATAAAAGAGCAAGATTTACCTATTGAAAATTATTATTTGAGATCAGATGCAGAAAAAAATTGTATAAGATATTATGATATAAAGACTGACAATTATCTTATGTATCGCAATTACTACAAGGGAACGGATATTGCAAAATTTGACGATTTTTTTACTAGTGGTGTTCGTCATAAGATTGAAAGATGGGAATATAATGATAGCGGTATTTTGCATAGAATAACTAATTATAGTCGTAAGTATAACACTAAACTTGTAGAAAAGTATTATGATTTAAATGGGCGTCTATATTGTAAAAAATTTTATGATAATACGCCAGAAGCTAAACTTAATATGATATTAATATATGAAAATGAAGTCCCATCTTTTAGTTTTTCTAATGAAAAAGACCTATTTACTCATTTTTTTAATGCCTTTTTCTTACCTGGCGATATCATTTTTAATGATGCTAGATTACTTGATAAATCATTAATAAATTGTAAAATTGATATTAAACCAATATTAGTTTTCCATAGTTCACATTTAGAAGGAAATAATACTAAAAACTCTTACAAATTAGCTTTAAGTAACTCGGAAAAAGTGTATAAGTATTATTTATTAACAAACCATCAAAAAGAAGATATACAAAACGTGTACAATATCGGGGATGAAAAATTCGCAGTAATTCCACATTTCATTAAGCCTTCAATAACTACGAGAAATAGAAAAAATCAATTTGTTTTTATGGGAAGATTTAGTCCAGAAAAGCAAATTGATCACATTATTGAAAGTTTTTATAAATATGTAGAAAAAGGTTATCTGTTTAATCTAATGTTATTCGGTGGGAAACCGGGAAAAGAACGAGAAAAAATTGAGAAGTTAATCAAAGAATATAACTTAGAAGAAAGAGTGACAATCAAAGAATTCACTAATAATCCAAGTGAGGTTTTTGCTGAATCAAGGGCATCTTTAGTGACAAGTAAGTATGAAGGATTTCCGCTTAGTATTATGGAAAGTATTAATGAAGGGTGTCCCGTTATCTCATATGATATAAGGTATGGTCCAAGAGAAATCATAGAAGACAATAAAAATGGAATACTAGTTGAGAAAGATAATATTAAAGAATTTTCAGAAGCTATGATGAAAATTACAGATAACCCGTTAGAAGATGTTGAAACTAAAGAAAATATTAAATACCAATCAGCTATAGCAAATTTTAAAAAATTAATTAAGGATTAAAATGGGAGATGGAAAAGTGAAGGTACTTATAACAGGTGGTGCAGGTTTTATAGGATCAAATTTAGCAAAATACTTTTTTGATAAAGGAGAAGAAGTGTTTGTTCTAGATAACCTTTCGACGGGACATTTAGAAAATATTAGTTTTTTAGACAAGAGTTATTTTTTTAAAGGTGATATTACAGATACAAAATTCGTAGAAGAAGTATTTGATAATCATCATTTTGATATAGTGGTTCATCTAGCAGCTGTTGTAAGCGTTGTAGATACTGTTAATGATCCAATAACATCACAGAAAGTAAATATACAGGGAACACTCGATATTTTGAAGATAATAAAAGAAAAAAATGAAAATATCAAGCGTTTTTTATTTGCTTCTTCTGCTGCTGTTTATGGGAATACATCTGATTTACCTAAAAAAATGGACTCTTTAATTTCTCCTGAGTCACCTTATGCAATAGAAAAATTTAGTGGAGAGCAGTATACTAAGTTGTTTTATAAATTATATGGAATACCCACTACAGCTTTAAGGTTTTTCAATATATATGGTCCTAAGCAAGATCCAAATTCTCAGTATTCAGGAGTTATCTCTATCATGATGGATTGTTTTGAAAACAATAAAACGTTTACTTTTTATGGTGATGGCGAACAATCTAGAGACTTCGTTTATATAACAGATTTAATAAAATCAATAGAATTGATTTTATCCGATTCTGATAGTATAGGTAGAATTTATAATGTAGGTACAGGAAATAGTACATCATTGAATGAAGTCTTTAATGCATTTTGTAAAATTTATGAAAAAAGAATACCTGTTGAATATGAAGATTTTAGGAATGGTGATGTAAAACATTCTCTTGCAGATATTTTGCCATTAAAGAAAATAGGGTATGAGCCGGAATACGATATTAATAAAGGATTAGAGGAATATTTCAAAGTGTTAAACCAATAACAATATAATTAGATGTTTAAATAAATCGATGTTTCTAAATTTGATATATACTAAGGCGCTATGTCCAATAAGATTGGCGAACCAATACGTAGAGATTAAGTAGCATAAAGTTACTTAATCTCTTTTTTGAATTAGCTGTAAAAGGTTTGTACATAAAATGAAGATATCCTATTTAGGACTGATGATTTACTCACCAGTCCTAAATGGTACAGAAAGCATTTAATATTGTTAAAAGATAAAGTGTCAGTTAATTTTCAAAATAACGCCACTGCTTTTCTTATATACTATTTCTTTTTACCAACTTCATGATGAGCGGGTAAAAGAGTGCAAGCACTGTCATGATTGTTAATACGATAGAGATAGGTGAACCAAAGAAAATATCTGGTACATTATAATTGTTCGTTATTAAGCTTTTTCGAAAGTTTTGTTCCATATCTGATCCGACGATTGTTGCTAATATTAAGGGTGCTATTGGGAAGTCGAGTAGCTTTAGTAAAAGTCCAATAATACCGAATATAAGTAAAATATAGAAATCAATAACACTATATCCTAAAGTGTATGTACCTAAAAATGCTAAAACGAGAATGATTGGATATAATGTTTTTGGTGGTGTTTTCAAAATTTTCAATAGTACCCCGATTAATGCAATGTTTAAAATAACAAGAAAAATATTTCCGATAAACATACTATTTACAAGAGTCCATACCATTTCAGGATCTTTATCAAATAAAAGAGGGCCAGGTTGTAAACCGAGCATAATGACAGCACCAAGTATCACAGCTGTTGTTCCTGATCCGGGTATTCCCATTGTTAGTAATGGTATTAATGAGCCGACTGAAGCAGCATTATTCGAAGCTTCAGGTGCTGCAACGCCTTCGATAGCGCCTTTACCGAATTTTTTACTGTTTTTTGAAACTTGTTTTTCAATAGAATAACTTAAAAGAGAGGCTACAGAACCGCCAGCTCCAGGCAGTACCCCAATGAGAAAACCAAGAGGACTTTGTCTAAGCATTGTCCAGCGTGTCCGTTTCCAGTCTTCTTTAGTTAGTTTCATGGAACCTAAATCACTACTAGGTGGTTTGAGTGCATCCAAATGCATATAGTTATAAAAAACTTCCGCTACAGCATAAATACCTATAATAATGACTAAAAAATCTATACCTTCACTTAAGTGTGTAGCGCCATATGTAAATCGATAGACACTAGTTTGTAAATCTACGCCTATGGTACTTATCATTAACCCAAGAGACATAGCTATAAATCCTTTAACCATCTTCCCTAAAGATAATGTGACAATCATTGAAAGCGTAAATAAAAATAAGACAAAGTATTCTCGTGGTCCAAAGTTTAAAGCAAAATTAGAAAGAGGTTTAGCTAAAATGATAAATCCAACGACGGCAAAGAGTCCACCAATCAATGAAGCAATAGCAGAAATGGACAAAGCTTTCCCGGCTTGATTATTTTTAGTCATAGGATAACCATCAAATGTAGCGGCAATTGCTGAACCGTCTCCTGGTGTATTTAAAAGTATAGAACTACGAGAGCCACCGTACATAGCCCCATAATAAATTGAAATCATGAGTACAAGAGCACTGACAGGATCCATCCCAAATGTAACGGGAATTAACACAGCAACAGCAGTAGCAGGACCCAATCCTGGTAGCATTCCAACAACTGTACCTAAAAACCCTCCAATTAATATCCAAAGTAAATTCATCGGATGAAATGCTGTTGTCAATCCTTCCCAAAAGCTATTTATATCAATACCCATATTTATCCCCCCTTATGGTAAGCTGACATTCAATAGTACTGAAAATGTGTACCATGCGACTCCAGAAAATATGATGGCGACCAAAACATTTTTTAACCAATGTTTAATCCCATTAATTAAAAACATGATGGAGCCTAAAAATAAAATAGTAGATATTAGAAAACCTATCCTTTCAAAAATAAGCGCATAAACTAAAATCATCAGACAAGTGGCAAGGATACGCTTCAATACGATTCCTGAAAATAATACTTTGAGAGATTCAAATGTTTGATCGTTTTGGCGTAATTCTTGAAAAAAATAAATAAGGCTCATGATGATCAGGATAGTAGCAATTAAGACAGGAAAGAATTTAGGACTATGTGGATGTCCTATATGTGAAATTTGAACATTAAGCGATAGAATAAAATAAATAATACCAATCGATAACATAACAATTGGTGCAATGAGTCTTACCATTAAACAACCTCCTTTTAAAATCCTGCGTCTTGAATAAGTTGCTTGTATTGTTCTTGTTGTTTGTCTAAAAAGGCTTTTGAATCTTTGCTATCTTTATAAAAATCGTCCCAGTCGTTGTTTTCCCTTATTGTTTCCCATTGTTTGCTATCGACGACTTTCTTAATTGTTTCGTCCCAGTATTGAATTTCAGCATGAGTCATATCTGATGGGCCCATGATACCGCGCCAATGAGGAAATACAATATCGAGACCTTGTTCTTTCCAAGTAGGAACATCTTCAAGACCTTTAATTCTTTCATCTGAGGTTGTAGCAAGAATTTTTAATTTGCCGACTTGATGTTGTTCTTTGACTTCGGATACTGCAGTTGAAGCAATATCGACATGTCCACCGAGAAGTGCAGTTTGTAAATCACCGCCACTTTTGTAGACGAGAAAATCAAGATTTTGGACATCTACGCCATATGATTGAGCTGCTTTGACGAATGCTAAGTGGTCATTGTTGCCTAGACCGGGTGCGACGCCAATCGTAAGTGATTTGGGATTGTCTTTGAGTTTTTCCATAACTTCCTTACCAGACTGGAGATTCGACTTTTTCGAAGCAGATAAACTAATCCATTCAGTAGCCAAAATAGCTATCGGTGTAAAGCTGTCATTGTTTAAATCACTAAGGCCTAGTTCATGGTTTGACAACAATAAACTTGAGTTAATAGCTATGGAAGTTGAAGGACGTGATGCCAAATACTGCCAGCCTATTTCGCCGCCACCACCAGGTTTATTGACTACCGTGATATTTTGATCTGTTAAATTTTCATCTTGCATTATTTTTTGAATAGCACGAGCTGTTGTGTCCCATCCGCCCCCAGGAGAAGCGGGAGCAATAATTTCAATATTTTGATCTGGAAAGCTTGATTTTGAATGAGATGACTGATTTGGACTGCATGAAACTAACACAAAAACCCCAATAAAAATCATAATCATTAATCGCCTCACAAATATACCCCCTTTATTGTTTGACAATTAAAAATATTTTAACATATAAATTAAGCGTTTTCATGAAATAAGTGCAAAAAAACTTTATATTATAGTTAGTCCAAAAGATAAATAGGGTATGTCACGTTTTGAATGGGGAATGTAGCAAAAGATGAAAAAAGAGCTGGTGCTGAGAGGGGGAATAAAAATGAGGGATTCATACAAAAATCTGATATCCAGACCTTTGTTTTAATCCCTCAATAGAAGTTATTCTATCCACTTTACGACGTCATCTTGAGGGCGACGTGTTTTTTCGCGCTTAGGATCTTCCTCGCGATAGCCGAATGCGACCATGACAGAGGGCTCGAATACCGAACGATCAAAGTATCCTTTGTCGCTTAAGAGTTGTGCGACCTCCTGGTATTGAAATCCCTCAATCGGACATGAATCGATACCTAACATAGCAGCTGTGGTCATCATGTTAGCTAGTGGAATATAGGTTTGTTTACTTGCCCAATCCCATAAGGCGCGTTCACTTTCATATAAGTTTAAGTTATCACCTTGGAATGCTGTTGTACGTGTCATCATTTGCTCGATGACATCTTCAGGCATTTGCTTTGTATCCTTTAGTAGTTGGTGAACGTATTCGTTACCTGGACGTACATTCTTACGTGCAAGGATTAAAATGAAATGACTGGCAGTATCCAGTTGACCTTGTGCGCCCCAGCTGATTGGTTTTAATGCGTCACGTACGTCTTTATTTTGAATCACTAAAAATTGCCACGGCTCAAATCCTAGAGAGCTTGGCGATAAGCGACCTGCTTCTAAAATGGTTTGGAAGTCTTCGTTGGTAATTTTTTGGTTTGCATCAAAGCGTTTTGTCGCAAAGCGATAGTTAAATGCATCAAGTATGAATTGATGTTTATGCTCCATACGATAACCACTCCTCTATTATCATTGATTTACGATTCTATTATAAGTGAGTTGTTTTCCGTTTGAAAATATTGTGATTTGATATCATGATAATGTATAGGGTGTATCCTTTTGAGGTATACATAAAGAGATAGAATAAGAGAGGAGTCAGTCATATGCATGAGCAATGGTATCAACAGTTGCCACTTGAAGGTATTCAAAATGTGCGACCTGTGAGCGGTGGCGATGTGAATGAAGCGTATCGCATTGAGACAACTACGGATACGTATTTTTTACTGGTTCAGCCTAATCGTACGGAAGATTTTTATGATGCAGAAATCGCAGGTCTTAAAGCTT from Staphylococcus felis harbors:
- the nikC gene encoding nickel transporter permease, with amino-acid sequence MTQIKRIPWLVWVCIGYIVCIVLAQFGVSEGRAFEVHLGDTLLPISAEHWLGTDDYGRDLFSRIVMGARDTLLVSLLTLLVTVLIGVPIGLVAGYFKGYIDRMIMRIVDIGLSIPEFVLMIAMASFLKPSIWNLVIAMTLLRWMTYARMTRTIAGGVRDMDYIRMAKMFKVPTPIIMIRHVVPHILPSLLVIMTVDFGKIILYISSLSFLGLGAQPPSPEWGAMLNAGRSFMTTHPVMLIAPAVMITVTILIFQLTGDTLRDHFMKEGRELHE
- a CDS encoding ATP-binding cassette domain-containing protein, with translation MNKLLEIQDLTVRHVSHTLVDHIHLNLYEEKVNVLIGESGSGKSMTAKAILNAVPKGIDVTMDSMIFKGERVQSIQSHLGRNIGYISQDYTHSFNAHMTIGKQLIAIYRQHFNVSKAEAYQKVLRALKWVDLHHIDMMKRYRFSLSGGQLERVLIASVMMLNPSLIIADEPTASLDVVTGHHIMSLLQHLADAHGVTLFIITHNLSHVQRFSDYINVMREGRMIDQGTKAYFENNHVSAYTKQLFQRRSQLKRGDYHA
- a CDS encoding ABC transporter ATP-binding protein — its product is MLKVEAVGFSYGQNLILNQITFDVMPGEIVGIVGISGSGKSTLGRLILQEMAPNQGRIASTYESVLPIFQHATYAFNPKLTIQASLNEAAQYQQQTEKEIKAYRDELMSQMELPKHLLSHYPSDVSGGQLQRFNVIRTLMLKPDLLICDEVTANLDVVAEAKMAHQLKRYAEEAGKAMIIISHDIAFLQGIVNRIIVLHEGQLVDDFPISELFETSRHPATQDLLRIYTDMMSV
- a CDS encoding bifunctional glycosyltransferase/CDP-glycerol:glycerophosphate glycerophosphotransferase; translated protein: MTHPLTIIIPMYNAADYIESCVTSVIHQTSQDFEVIVVNDGSTDESERLLMTSLEHYHKSVRVITLDQNHGHAHARNIGMSHVETPYLMFLDADDTLSPYTIETYLSALAHEDILFAPISPFTVEPSTRFDATTLTYDHLTDDERVAPLLKHRAISNIIFKTSIIQEYGLAFNTDLSIYVDWSFLIDYINLTHTATKLSGIAFYYKGEVFDPFYGSKLTARQFDETFSDYIAAFYDALARSNNDAVRHVILQEMLDKIYKAFDPSHRDIKARYQAFHEVLSQIIPLLKPVMNYRQKLLFKLELLSLKWQYVPLAWFLNKYRYRSRLLKNIALNKPSKHYSKYMLYNSTRAVKPKTVLFESFGGKSFNDSPQAIYDYMKTHYPDYHYYWILQDVNHPSLPDDVHVIKKGSKAYYNLFKTAQVWVTNARLPLYLKKKPNQLYIQTWHGTPLKRLANDMKQVRLPNTTTPKYKRNFYRATQRWDFLISPNAYSTDIFQSAFWMQRDQILEIGYPRNDILVNHQDDADYIQSLKSSLGIPSHKRVVLYAPTWRDDEYIEADAYTFDLKIDLAQMQQALGKNTVVLLRMHYLIANQLDLSGYEGFAYDVSNYQNVSELYLMSDCLITDYSSVMFDYGILKRPQLFFAYDINKYANDLRGFYIDYHEDLPGPIYTDASSLIHGLKDLDLLQQQYQPKIDRFYERFCTTENGQASKYIGDIIHNYIETQH